A genomic region of Streptomyces sp. R33 contains the following coding sequences:
- a CDS encoding DUF5995 family protein gives MEAVLARMRALDERLPAQDGVAVFNRVYLTVTETLHARISHGEFPAPRRAEALSVRFAERYLTAVEADRAPACWRPLLQYRRHPGIRPLQHALAGINAHIGHDLALAVVATCRALDCEPRALEADFDRVGDTLVCLEEHIREDLMPGPDLLEVADPLTHLLGSWSLDRARGAAWSAARLLWTLRRSPELAEEFTDSLDAGVGLVGRCLLTPTS, from the coding sequence ATGGAAGCGGTGCTCGCGCGGATGCGCGCCCTGGACGAGCGGCTCCCCGCGCAGGACGGTGTCGCCGTCTTCAACCGGGTGTACCTGACGGTGACGGAGACGCTGCACGCCCGCATCTCCCACGGGGAGTTCCCCGCGCCGCGGCGGGCGGAGGCGCTCAGCGTACGGTTCGCGGAGCGGTACCTGACGGCGGTGGAGGCCGACCGGGCCCCGGCGTGCTGGCGGCCGCTGCTGCAGTACCGCCGTCACCCGGGGATCCGCCCGCTGCAGCACGCGCTGGCCGGGATCAACGCGCACATCGGGCACGACCTCGCGCTGGCGGTGGTGGCCACCTGCCGGGCGCTGGACTGCGAACCGCGGGCCCTGGAGGCGGACTTCGACCGGGTCGGCGACACCCTGGTCTGCCTGGAGGAGCACATCCGGGAGGACCTCATGCCGGGCCCGGACCTGCTGGAGGTCGCCGACCCGCTGACGCACCTGCTCGGCTCGTGGAGCCTGGACCGGGCCCGGGGCGCCGCCTGGTCGGCGGCCCGCCTGCTGTGGACCCTGCGCCGCTCCCCCGAACTGGCGGAGGAGTTCACGGATTCGCTCGACGCCGGCGTCGGCCTGGTCGGCCGCTGCCTCCTGACGCCGACCTCCTGA
- a CDS encoding MFS transporter, producing the protein MTGETDLGPARLRRARFAIAAVFCAHGAVTGSFATRIPWIQDHAQLSAGTLGLALAFPALGAALAMPLAGRINHRFGARTALRALLALWTLSLILPSLAPNLATLCCALFVYGATSGMSDVAMNALGVETENRLGRSIMSSLHGMWSVGALLGSAAGTVAAHAGADARLHHLFAALALTAAGLVAVRGVLDLRSAAGAEAPPHFALPPKSALLIGAIGFCAVFAEGASLDWSAVYLRDVLDTDAGLAAASTTAFALTMAVARLAGDRVVDRFGPVRTVRAGGVLATAGGLLVVTVRHPAAALAGFGLIGLGIAVVVPLAFAAAARSGPAPAQAIAGVATITYTSGLIAPSAIGAVADATSLVVSFGLVTLLAFALIAGAAVLRQKPVTAGPAPAERDEPAGIRP; encoded by the coding sequence ATGACAGGGGAAACAGACCTCGGCCCGGCGCGCCTGCGCCGGGCCCGCTTCGCCATCGCCGCCGTCTTCTGCGCCCACGGGGCCGTCACCGGCTCCTTCGCCACCCGCATCCCCTGGATCCAGGACCACGCCCAGCTCAGCGCGGGCACCCTGGGCCTCGCCCTCGCCTTCCCCGCCCTGGGCGCGGCGCTCGCGATGCCGCTGGCCGGCCGGATCAACCACCGCTTCGGGGCCCGCACCGCGCTGCGCGCGCTGCTGGCGCTGTGGACCCTGTCCCTGATCCTGCCGAGCCTGGCGCCGAACCTGGCCACGCTGTGCTGCGCCCTCTTCGTCTACGGCGCCACCTCCGGGATGTCGGACGTGGCGATGAACGCGCTGGGCGTGGAGACCGAGAACCGGCTCGGCCGCTCGATCATGTCCTCGCTGCACGGCATGTGGAGCGTGGGCGCGCTGCTGGGTTCGGCGGCGGGCACGGTCGCCGCCCATGCCGGTGCCGACGCCCGGCTGCACCACCTCTTCGCCGCGCTCGCCCTGACCGCGGCCGGGCTGGTCGCCGTACGGGGGGTGCTGGACCTGCGCAGCGCCGCGGGGGCCGAGGCGCCGCCGCATTTCGCGCTGCCCCCGAAGTCCGCCCTGCTGATCGGCGCGATCGGGTTCTGCGCCGTCTTCGCGGAGGGCGCGAGCCTGGACTGGTCCGCGGTCTACCTGCGCGACGTCCTGGACACGGATGCCGGTCTCGCCGCCGCCTCCACCACGGCGTTCGCGCTCACCATGGCCGTCGCCCGGCTCGCCGGGGACCGGGTGGTGGACCGGTTCGGGCCGGTGCGCACGGTGCGGGCCGGCGGGGTACTGGCCACCGCGGGCGGGCTGCTGGTGGTGACGGTCCGCCACCCGGCCGCGGCACTGGCGGGCTTCGGCCTGATCGGACTCGGCATCGCGGTGGTGGTCCCGCTGGCCTTCGCGGCAGCCGCGCGCAGCGGACCGGCCCCGGCGCAGGCCATCGCGGGCGTCGCGACGATCACGTACACGTCGGGACTGATCGCGCCGTCGGCGATCGGTGCGGTGGCGGACGCGACCTCGCTCGTGGTGTCCTTCGGGCTGGTCACCCTGCTCGCGTTCGCGCTGATCGCAGGGGCGGCCGTACTGCGGCAGAAGCCGGTGACCGCGGGCCCCGCGCCCGCAGAGCGGGACGAACCGGCAGGCATCCGGCCGTAA
- a CDS encoding ROK family transcriptional regulator translates to MGAVTPAKALAPAATAPSPASPSTARAINDRLALRLLQEEGPLTATQLKTMTGLSRPSVADLVERLTGAGLIEVVGQSGEQRRGPNARLYGIVARRAYLAALDVRTDSATAVVADLLGRPLAQAELPVDAVEEAVDLLEALAREAGADGLHTVVAGAPGLVAPSDGVLRSTAGLPAWHRDLVAALRRRLSATVVVENETNLAALAEQRVGAAQDLDSFVLLWLGAGVGAAVVLDGRLRRGASGGAGEIGFLPVPGTGRLPSATDCEGGFHALVGREAVAALAAEHGWAGPVEEAVAGAAGEAFIEALAQRLALGAAAVAAVLDPGCLVLAGGLGHAGGAALASAVARRLTALTPVPMEVRATALGDPAVLTGARLAAREAAQADLFAP, encoded by the coding sequence ATGGGCGCCGTGACTCCTGCCAAAGCCCTGGCCCCGGCCGCCACCGCTCCGTCGCCCGCGTCGCCGAGCACGGCCCGGGCCATCAACGACCGGCTCGCCCTGCGACTCCTCCAGGAGGAAGGACCGCTGACCGCCACTCAGCTCAAGACGATGACCGGCCTCTCCCGTCCTTCGGTCGCCGATCTCGTCGAGCGGCTGACCGGGGCCGGGCTGATCGAGGTCGTGGGGCAGTCGGGCGAACAGCGCCGCGGACCCAACGCCAGGCTGTACGGGATCGTCGCCCGCCGTGCGTACCTGGCGGCCCTGGACGTACGGACGGACAGCGCGACCGCGGTGGTCGCGGACCTGCTCGGCCGCCCGCTCGCCCAGGCCGAGCTCCCGGTGGACGCCGTCGAGGAGGCCGTGGACCTGCTCGAGGCGCTCGCGCGGGAGGCGGGAGCGGACGGGCTGCACACCGTGGTGGCCGGAGCGCCGGGCCTGGTGGCCCCGTCCGACGGGGTGCTGCGCAGCACCGCCGGCCTGCCGGCCTGGCACCGGGACCTGGTGGCGGCCCTCCGGCGGAGGCTGTCGGCCACGGTGGTGGTGGAGAACGAGACCAACCTCGCGGCCCTCGCGGAACAGCGGGTCGGGGCCGCGCAGGACCTGGACTCCTTCGTGCTGCTGTGGCTCGGGGCGGGCGTCGGCGCGGCCGTGGTCCTGGACGGGCGGCTGCGGCGGGGCGCGTCGGGCGGGGCGGGCGAGATCGGCTTCCTGCCGGTGCCGGGCACGGGCCGGCTGCCCTCCGCCACGGACTGCGAGGGCGGGTTCCACGCGTTGGTCGGCCGGGAAGCCGTCGCCGCGCTCGCGGCGGAGCACGGCTGGGCCGGGCCGGTGGAGGAGGCGGTGGCGGGCGCCGCGGGCGAGGCCTTCATCGAGGCCCTGGCGCAGCGGCTCGCGCTGGGCGCGGCGGCCGTCGCGGCGGTGCTGGATCCGGGGTGCCTGGTCCTGGCGGGTGGGCTGGGCCACGCGGGCGGCGCGGCCCTCGCCTCCGCGGTGGCCCGCCGCCTGACGGCGCTGACCCCGGTCCCGATGGAGGTCAGGGCCACTGCCCTCGGGGATCCGGCGGTCCTGACGGGGGCGCGGCTGGCCGCCCGCGAAGCCGCGCAGGCGGACCTCTTCGCCCCCTGA
- a CDS encoding CorA family divalent cation transporter: protein MPEGIARRTPVSEARERLAAAPFLFVDAELPEEAPPGEQPVAHLLGLEAQDLEWLGRERESVRAEFLGDSAAFVVPAVEAGQVIHLHVVATERYLVTVHRGPAGLVESLVARFPHERPPDAVATLFLLLGEALETYRRSAVQALLEVEDLEDEMFRQREPEQLYRLARLRRTAALLHHTLLPYHQVADETITRRVLNPNFPQERQRLAREYQRTSRLVLTEIEALQEAARRGFGTYSSLVSGEQNGVINRLAIVSTIFLPLSFLTGFFGMNFAYLTDELESGAIFWLLAVGLQVVFLVGALYVLHRTRIWRRLRDDESIDDE, encoded by the coding sequence ATGCCGGAGGGCATCGCACGGCGCACCCCGGTGTCCGAGGCCCGTGAGCGTCTCGCGGCGGCACCTTTCCTGTTCGTGGACGCGGAGCTGCCCGAGGAGGCACCGCCCGGCGAGCAGCCGGTCGCCCACTTGCTCGGCCTGGAGGCCCAGGACCTGGAGTGGCTCGGCCGGGAGAGGGAATCCGTCCGCGCCGAGTTCCTCGGCGACAGCGCCGCGTTCGTCGTCCCCGCGGTCGAGGCGGGCCAGGTCATCCACCTCCATGTCGTGGCCACCGAGCGGTACCTGGTCACGGTGCACCGGGGACCGGCCGGGCTGGTGGAGAGCCTCGTCGCCCGCTTCCCGCACGAACGGCCCCCCGACGCCGTGGCCACGCTGTTCCTGCTGCTGGGCGAGGCCCTGGAGACGTACCGGCGCTCTGCCGTCCAGGCCCTCCTGGAGGTGGAGGACCTGGAGGACGAGATGTTCCGGCAGCGGGAGCCGGAGCAGCTCTACCGCCTGGCGCGGCTGCGCCGGACCGCGGCCCTCCTGCACCACACGCTCCTCCCCTACCACCAGGTGGCGGACGAGACCATCACGCGCAGGGTGCTGAACCCCAATTTCCCGCAGGAGCGCCAGCGGCTCGCCCGGGAGTACCAGCGCACGTCGAGGCTGGTGCTCACGGAGATCGAGGCACTCCAGGAGGCCGCCCGGCGGGGCTTCGGCACCTACTCCTCGCTCGTGTCCGGCGAGCAGAACGGCGTGATCAACCGTCTGGCGATCGTGTCGACGATCTTTCTGCCGCTGAGCTTCCTGACCGGGTTCTTCGGTATGAACTTCGCCTACCTGACGGACGAGTTGGAGAGCGGGGCCATCTTCTGGCTGCTCGCCGTGGGCCTCCAGGTGGTCTTCCTGGTCGGCGCGCTCTACGTACTGCACCGCACCCGTATCTGGCGCCGGCTGCGCGACGACGAAAGCATCGACGACGAGTAG
- a CDS encoding SDR family oxidoreductase, translating to MSTILVTGGTGNLGALVVTRLRAAGHDVRVLSRHAKDHPVDLRDGSGLDAAMAGAEVVVHCASTPRGGDDVAAGHLIEAARRAGTVTNIVYISIVGVDVVPFGYYKVKYRVERMLEASGLGVTILRTTQFHDLVAMAVDALAKVPLVPLPLPRGVRVQPVAVEEVADRMAELAVPAPAGRVTDMGGPEIHTLVELGRSYLAATGRRRKVFPLPLAGKAYAAFCRGGNLTPSHASGKGTFAQFLAARAEAAGR from the coding sequence ATGAGCACGATCCTCGTCACCGGAGGCACCGGAAACCTCGGCGCGCTGGTCGTCACCCGGCTGCGGGCAGCGGGTCACGACGTACGGGTCCTGAGCCGGCACGCGAAGGACCACCCGGTCGATCTCCGGGACGGCAGCGGGCTCGATGCCGCGATGGCGGGCGCGGAGGTGGTCGTGCACTGCGCGAGCACCCCGCGGGGCGGCGACGACGTGGCCGCCGGGCACCTGATCGAGGCGGCCCGGCGGGCCGGAACGGTCACGAACATCGTCTACATCTCGATCGTCGGGGTCGATGTGGTCCCGTTCGGCTACTACAAGGTGAAATACCGGGTCGAGCGGATGCTGGAGGCGTCGGGGCTGGGCGTGACGATCCTGCGGACCACGCAGTTCCACGACCTGGTGGCGATGGCGGTGGACGCGCTGGCGAAGGTGCCGCTGGTGCCGCTGCCGCTGCCCAGAGGGGTCAGGGTGCAGCCCGTCGCCGTGGAGGAGGTCGCCGACCGGATGGCGGAACTCGCCGTCCCGGCCCCGGCCGGCCGGGTCACGGACATGGGCGGCCCGGAGATCCACACGCTGGTGGAACTGGGCCGGTCGTACCTGGCGGCGACGGGACGGCGGCGCAAGGTGTTCCCGCTGCCCCTTGCGGGAAAGGCGTACGCGGCCTTCTGCCGCGGCGGCAACCTGACCCCGTCCCATGCGTCCGGCAAGGGCACGTTCGCGCAGTTCCTGGCGGCGCGGGCCGAAGCGGCGGGGCGATGA
- a CDS encoding RNA polymerase sigma-70 factor: MITQDAAPVADFEEHRPRMFGIAYRMLGSAAEAEDTVQDAWLRWSSAGREDIEHPGAWLAKVVTRLCLNRLTSARARREEYVGPWLPEPVLTGDGTLGPLESAEQRDSVSMALLVLLEQLTPVERAVYVLREAFAYGHREIAGLLDLTEANCRQLYRRAAARVAAGRTAGPSDGRESRPRFEPDPAQWQSLVETFLTAARDGDLARLEGMLSADVRYVADGGGIVGAARRPILGPDKVARFLVGALRKFAAGMPISFAEVNGEPALIVGGTVLQVEIEDGRVREVRSVVNPEKLEFLQRQLSHS; this comes from the coding sequence GTGATCACACAGGACGCCGCACCCGTCGCGGACTTCGAGGAGCACCGGCCCCGGATGTTCGGCATCGCCTACCGCATGCTCGGCTCCGCCGCCGAGGCCGAGGACACCGTCCAGGACGCCTGGCTGCGCTGGAGCTCCGCCGGACGCGAGGACATCGAGCACCCCGGCGCCTGGCTCGCCAAGGTCGTCACCCGTCTGTGCCTGAACCGCCTCACCTCGGCGCGGGCCCGGCGCGAGGAGTACGTCGGCCCCTGGCTCCCGGAGCCGGTCCTCACCGGGGACGGAACGCTCGGCCCGCTGGAGTCGGCGGAGCAGCGGGACAGCGTGTCCATGGCCCTGCTGGTGCTGCTGGAGCAGCTGACGCCGGTGGAGCGGGCGGTGTACGTGCTGCGCGAGGCGTTCGCGTACGGCCACCGGGAGATCGCCGGGCTCCTGGACCTGACCGAGGCCAACTGCCGGCAGCTCTACCGGCGGGCCGCGGCCCGGGTGGCTGCGGGCCGGACGGCCGGGCCGTCCGACGGACGGGAGTCGCGCCCCCGCTTCGAACCGGATCCGGCGCAGTGGCAGAGCCTGGTGGAGACCTTCCTGACGGCGGCGCGCGACGGCGACCTGGCCCGGCTGGAGGGCATGCTGAGCGCCGACGTGCGGTACGTGGCGGACGGCGGCGGGATCGTGGGCGCGGCACGGCGGCCGATCCTGGGCCCGGACAAGGTGGCCCGCTTCCTGGTGGGTGCGCTGCGCAAGTTCGCGGCCGGGATGCCGATCTCCTTCGCGGAGGTCAACGGGGAGCCCGCGCTGATCGTGGGCGGGACGGTCCTGCAGGTGGAGATCGAGGACGGGCGGGTGCGCGAGGTGCGGAGCGTGGTGAATCCGGAGAAGCTGGAGTTTCTTCAGCGGCAGCTGTCACATTCCTGA